Proteins encoded by one window of Arabidopsis thaliana chromosome 2, partial sequence:
- a CDS encoding Leucine-rich repeat protein kinase family protein (Leucine-rich repeat protein kinase family protein; FUNCTIONS IN: protein serine/threonine kinase activity, kinase activity, ATP binding; INVOLVED IN: transmembrane receptor protein tyrosine kinase signaling pathway, protein amino acid phosphorylation; LOCATED IN: endomembrane system; EXPRESSED IN: 15 plant structures; EXPRESSED DURING: 6 growth stages; CONTAINS InterPro DOMAIN/s: Protein kinase, catalytic domain (InterPro:IPR000719), Leucine-rich repeat-containing N-terminal domain, type 2 (InterPro:IPR013210), Leucine-rich repeat (InterPro:IPR001611), Serine/threonine-protein kinase-like domain (InterPro:IPR017442), Protein kinase-like domain (InterPro:IPR011009); BEST Arabidopsis thaliana protein match is: Leucine-rich repeat protein kinase family protein (TAIR:AT3G57830.1); Has 122940 Blast hits to 81081 proteins in 2563 species: Archae - 92; Bacteria - 8297; Metazoa - 26465; Fungi - 4678; Plants - 71242; Viruses - 178; Other Eukaryotes - 11988 (source: NCBI BLink).) translates to MKLPSILSLVVSSIFLCMSFCSSLNSDGLSLLALKSAVDNDPTRVMTHWSESDPTPCHWSGIVCTNGRVTTLVLFGKSLSGYIPSELGLLNSLNRLDLAHNNFSKTIPVRLFEATKLRYIDLSHNSLSGPIPAQIKSMKSLNHLDFSSNHLNGSLPESLTELGSLVGTLNFSFNQFTGEIPPSYGRFRVHVSLDFSHNNLTGKVPQVGSLLNQGPNAFAGNSHLCGFPLQTPCEKIKTPNFVAAKPEGTQELQKPNPSVISNDDAKEKKQQITGSVTVSLISGVSVVIGAVSLSVWLIRRKRSSDGYNSETKTTTVVSEFDEEGQEGKFVAFDEGFELELEDLLRASAYVIGKSRSGIVYRVVAAESSSTVVAVRRLSDGNDTWRFKDFVNEVESIGRINHPNIVRLRAYYYAEDEKLLITDFINNGSLYSALHGGPSNTRPTLSWAERLCIAQGTARGLMYIHEYSSRKYVHGNLKSSKILLDNELHPHVSGFGLTRLVSGYPKVTDHSLSSMTQSIDQGFATRLSVSAPAAAYLAPEARASSDCKLSHKCDVYSFGVILLELLTGRLPYGSSENEGEEELVNVLRKWHKEERSLAEILDPKLLKQDFANKQVIATIHVALNCTEMDPDMRPRMRSVSEILGRIK, encoded by the exons ATGAAGTTACCATCGATTCTTTCACTTGTTGTTTCTTCCATCTTTCTCTGCATGAGCTTTTGCTCCTCTCTCAATTCCGACGGTTTATCTCTCCTAGCTCTCAAATCCGCCGTCGATAACGACCCGACCCGAGTAATGACCCACTGGTCTGAATCCGACCCGACTCCTTGCCATTGGTCCGGAATCGTCTGCACAAACGGCCGAGTCACAACTCTTGTACTCTTCGGAAAAAGTCTCTCCGGTTACATTCCATCAGAACTCGGTTTACTCAACTCGCTAAACCGGCTTGATCTAGCTCACAACAATTTCTCTAAAACCATACCGGTTCGTCTCTTCGAAGCAACCAAGCTCCGGTACATCGATCTCTCTCACAACTCACTCTCCGGCCCAATACCGGCCCAAATCAAGTCCATGAAGTCACTCAACCACCTTGATTTCTCCTCCAATCATCTCAACGGTTCACTCCCTGAGTCACTCACTGAACTCGGAAGCCTCGTCGGAACCTTGAATTTCTCTTTCAACCAATTCACCGGCGAGATTCCACCGTCGTACGGTCGATTTCGAGTTCACGTCAGCTTAGATTTTAGTCACAACAATCTCACCGGAAAAGTACCTCAGGTGGGATCTCTGTTGAATCAAGGACCAAACGCATTCGCTGGAAACTCTCATCTCTGTGGCTTCCCATTGCAAACGCCGtgtgaaaaaatcaaaaccccaAATTTCGTCGCTGCAAAGCCGGAAGGTACTCAAGAACTCCAGAAACCAAACCCTAGTGTAATCAGCAATGACGAcgcaaaggagaagaagcagcagATCACCGGTTCAGTAACCGTTTCTCTGATTTCTGGAGTTTCGGTTGTAATCGGAGCtgtttctctctctgtatGGCTGATCCGGAGAAAACGAAGCTCCGATGGGTACAATTCGGAGACAAAGACGACGACGGTGGTTTCAGAGTTCGACGAAGAAGGGCAAGAAGGTAAATTCGTAGCGTTTGATGAAGGATTCGAGCTTGAGCTTGAGGATTTGCTGAGAGCATCGGCTTACGTGATAGGCAAGAGCAGAAGCGGGATTGTGTATAGAGTAGTGGCGGCGGAATCGTCCTCCACCGTTGTCGCCGTTAGAAGGCTCAGCGACGGCAATGACACGTGGCGATTTAAGGATTTTGTGAATGAAGTTGAGAGCATTGGTAGGATCAATCATCCTAACATTGTACGGCTAAGAGCTTACTACTATGCAGAGGACGAGAAGCTTCTCATCACTGATTTCATTAACAATGGCAGCTTGTACTCTGCCTTACATG GTGGACCTTCGAATACTCGGCCTACACTCTCTTGGGCTGAGAGGTTATGTATAGCTCAAGGGACTGCTCGGGGTTTGATGTATATACATGAATACAGTTCGAGAAAGTATGTTCACGGCAACCTAAAATCAAGCAAAATCCTGTTAGATAATGAGCTGCATCCTCACGTCTCAGGATTTGGTCTCACACGACTGGTTTCCGGCTATCCCAAAGTCACTGACCATTCACTATCATCCATGACGCAAAGTATAGACCAAGGATTTGCCACAAGACTCTCAGTCTCAGCTCCTGCAGCTGCTTACCTTGCACCCGAAGCCCGAGCTTCTTCTGATTGCAAATTATCTCACAAATGCGATGTTTATTCTTTTGGTGTGATTCTATTGGAGCTGTTGACTGGTCGATTACCTTATGGTTCCTCTGAaaacgaaggagaagaagaactcgTGAATGTTTTGAGGAAGTGGCACAAGGAAGAGAGATCTTTGGCTGAGATCTTAGACCCAAAGCTTCTGAAACAGGATTTTGCGAATAAGCAGGTTATTGCAACCATCCATGTCGCTTTAAACTGCACGGAAATGGATCCAGATATGCGTCCTAGGATGAGATCTGTGTCTGAAATTCTAGGTCGGATCAAATAG
- a CDS encoding basic helix-loop-helix (bHLH) DNA-binding superfamily protein (basic helix-loop-helix (bHLH) DNA-binding superfamily protein; FUNCTIONS IN: DNA binding, sequence-specific DNA binding transcription factor activity; INVOLVED IN: regulation of transcription; LOCATED IN: nucleus; EXPRESSED IN: 23 plant structures; EXPRESSED DURING: 13 growth stages; CONTAINS InterPro DOMAIN/s: Helix-loop-helix DNA-binding domain (InterPro:IPR001092), Helix-loop-helix DNA-binding (InterPro:IPR011598); BEST Arabidopsis thaliana protein match is: basic helix-loop-helix (bHLH) DNA-binding superfamily protein (TAIR:AT3G57800.2); Has 35333 Blast hits to 34131 proteins in 2444 species: Archae - 798; Bacteria - 22429; Metazoa - 974; Fungi - 991; Plants - 531; Viruses - 0; Other Eukaryotes - 9610 (source: NCBI BLink).): MDLTQGFRARSGVVGPVAGLESLNFSDEFRHLVTTMPPETTGGSFTALLEMPVTQAMELLHFPDSSSSQARTVTSGDISPTTLHPFGALTFPSNSLLLDRAARFSVIATEQNGNFSGETANSLPSNPGANLDRVKAEPAETDSMVENQNQSYSSGKRKEREKKVKSSTKKNKSSVESDKLPYVHVRARRGQATDNHSLAERARREKINARMKLLQELVPGCDKVYSGHCIGSG; encoded by the exons ATGGATCTGACCCAAGGTTTCAGAGCTAGATCCGGCGTTGTTGGGCCGGTGGCCGGACTAGAATCTCTCAATTTCAGCGACGAATTTCGGCACTTAGTGACGACGATGCCTCCGGAGACTACTGGCGGCTCCTTCACGGCTTTACTCGAGATGCCTGTGACTCAGGCCATGGAGCTTCTCCATTTCCCAGATTCATCGTCTTCTCAGGCCAGAACCGTTACCAGTGGTGATATTTCTCCTACCACTCTTCACCCTTTCGGGGCTTTGACTTTTCCTTCTAACTCGCTTCTCTTGGACCGCGCCGCTCGTTTCTCGGTGATTGCTACAGAGCAAAACGGTAATTTTTCCGGCGAGACTGCTAACTCTTTACCTTCTAATCCCGGCGCGAATCTGGACAGAGTCAAAGCCGAGCCTGCTGAGACCGATTCAATGGTGGAGAATCAGAACCAGAGCTACTCTTctggaaaaaggaaagaacGCGAGAAGAAG GTCAAAAGCtcgacgaagaagaacaagagctCCGTGGAGTCAGACAAGTTGCCATATGTTCATGTCAGAGCTCGTCGTGGTCAAGCTACTGATAACCATAGCTTAGCAGAGAGA GCAAGAAGGGAGAAGATAAACGCACGAATGAAGCTGCTACAGGAACTGGTCCCAGGCTGTGATAAGGTTT ATTCAGGGCACTGCATTGGTTCTGGATGA
- a CDS encoding basic helix-loop-helix (bHLH) DNA-binding superfamily protein yields MDLTQGFRARSGVVGPVAGLESLNFSDEFRHLVTTMPPETTGGSFTALLEMPVTQAMELLHFPDSSSSQARTVTSGDISPTTLHPFGALTFPSNSLLLDRAARFSVIATEQNGNFSGETANSLPSNPGANLDRVKAEPAETDSMVENQNQSYSSGKRKEREKKVKSSTKKNKSSVESDKLPYVHVRARRGQATDNHSLAERARREKINARMKLLQELVPGCDKIQGTALVLDEIINHVQTLQRQVEMLSMRLAAVNPRIDFNLDSILASEVSIN; encoded by the exons ATGGATCTGACCCAAGGTTTCAGAGCTAGATCCGGCGTTGTTGGGCCGGTGGCCGGACTAGAATCTCTCAATTTCAGCGACGAATTTCGGCACTTAGTGACGACGATGCCTCCGGAGACTACTGGCGGCTCCTTCACGGCTTTACTCGAGATGCCTGTGACTCAGGCCATGGAGCTTCTCCATTTCCCAGATTCATCGTCTTCTCAGGCCAGAACCGTTACCAGTGGTGATATTTCTCCTACCACTCTTCACCCTTTCGGGGCTTTGACTTTTCCTTCTAACTCGCTTCTCTTGGACCGCGCCGCTCGTTTCTCGGTGATTGCTACAGAGCAAAACGGTAATTTTTCCGGCGAGACTGCTAACTCTTTACCTTCTAATCCCGGCGCGAATCTGGACAGAGTCAAAGCCGAGCCTGCTGAGACCGATTCAATGGTGGAGAATCAGAACCAGAGCTACTCTTctggaaaaaggaaagaacGCGAGAAGAAG GTCAAAAGCtcgacgaagaagaacaagagctCCGTGGAGTCAGACAAGTTGCCATATGTTCATGTCAGAGCTCGTCGTGGTCAAGCTACTGATAACCATAGCTTAGCAGAGAGA GCAAGAAGGGAGAAGATAAACGCACGAATGAAGCTGCTACAGGAACTGGTCCCAGGCTGTGATAAG ATTCAGGGCACTGCATTGGTTCTGGATGAAATCATTAACCATGTGCAAACTTTACAGCGTCAAGTGGAG aTGCTATCTATGAGACTTGCTGCAGTAAACCCCAGAATCGACTTCAATCTAGACAGCATACTGGCTTCAGAGGTAAGTATCAACTAA
- a CDS encoding basic helix-loop-helix (bHLH) DNA-binding superfamily protein — MDLTQGFRARSGVVGPVAGLESLNFSDEFRHLVTTMPPETTGGSFTALLEMPVTQAMELLHFPDSSSSQARTVTSGDISPTTLHPFGALTFPSNSLLLDRAARFSVIATEQNGNFSGETANSLPSNPGANLDRVKAEPAETDSMVENQNQSYSSGKRKEREKKVKSSTKKNKSSVESDKLPYVHVRARRGQATDNHSLAERARREKINARMKLLQELVPGCDKVCL, encoded by the exons ATGGATCTGACCCAAGGTTTCAGAGCTAGATCCGGCGTTGTTGGGCCGGTGGCCGGACTAGAATCTCTCAATTTCAGCGACGAATTTCGGCACTTAGTGACGACGATGCCTCCGGAGACTACTGGCGGCTCCTTCACGGCTTTACTCGAGATGCCTGTGACTCAGGCCATGGAGCTTCTCCATTTCCCAGATTCATCGTCTTCTCAGGCCAGAACCGTTACCAGTGGTGATATTTCTCCTACCACTCTTCACCCTTTCGGGGCTTTGACTTTTCCTTCTAACTCGCTTCTCTTGGACCGCGCCGCTCGTTTCTCGGTGATTGCTACAGAGCAAAACGGTAATTTTTCCGGCGAGACTGCTAACTCTTTACCTTCTAATCCCGGCGCGAATCTGGACAGAGTCAAAGCCGAGCCTGCTGAGACCGATTCAATGGTGGAGAATCAGAACCAGAGCTACTCTTctggaaaaaggaaagaacGCGAGAAGAAG GTCAAAAGCtcgacgaagaagaacaagagctCCGTGGAGTCAGACAAGTTGCCATATGTTCATGTCAGAGCTCGTCGTGGTCAAGCTACTGATAACCATAGCTTAGCAGAGAGA GCAAGAAGGGAGAAGATAAACGCACGAATGAAGCTGCTACAGGAACTGGTCCCAGGCTGTGATAAGGTTTGTCTTTAG
- a CDS encoding basic helix-loop-helix (bHLH) DNA-binding superfamily protein (basic helix-loop-helix (bHLH) DNA-binding superfamily protein; FUNCTIONS IN: DNA binding, sequence-specific DNA binding transcription factor activity; INVOLVED IN: regulation of transcription; LOCATED IN: nucleus; EXPRESSED IN: 23 plant structures; EXPRESSED DURING: 13 growth stages; CONTAINS InterPro DOMAIN/s: Helix-loop-helix DNA-binding domain (InterPro:IPR001092), Helix-loop-helix DNA-binding (InterPro:IPR011598); BEST Arabidopsis thaliana protein match is: basic helix-loop-helix (bHLH) DNA-binding superfamily protein (TAIR:AT3G57800.2); Has 2090 Blast hits to 2084 proteins in 92 species: Archae - 0; Bacteria - 0; Metazoa - 11; Fungi - 16; Plants - 2063; Viruses - 0; Other Eukaryotes - 0 (source: NCBI BLink).), translating into MDLTQGFRARSGVVGPVAGLESLNFSDEFRHLVTTMPPETTGGSFTALLEMPVTQAMELLHFPDSSSSQARTVTSGDISPTTLHPFGALTFPSNSLLLDRAARFSVIATEQNGNFSGETANSLPSNPGANLDRVKAEPAETDSMVENQNQSYSSGKRKEREKKVKSSTKKNKSSVESDKLPYVHVRARRGQATDNHSLAERARREKINARMKLLQELVPGCDKIQGTALVLDEIINHVQTLQRQVEMLSMRLAAVNPRIDFNLDSILASENGSLMDGSFNAESYHQLQQWPFDGYHQPEWGREEDHHQANFSMGSATLHPNQVKMEL; encoded by the exons ATGGATCTGACCCAAGGTTTCAGAGCTAGATCCGGCGTTGTTGGGCCGGTGGCCGGACTAGAATCTCTCAATTTCAGCGACGAATTTCGGCACTTAGTGACGACGATGCCTCCGGAGACTACTGGCGGCTCCTTCACGGCTTTACTCGAGATGCCTGTGACTCAGGCCATGGAGCTTCTCCATTTCCCAGATTCATCGTCTTCTCAGGCCAGAACCGTTACCAGTGGTGATATTTCTCCTACCACTCTTCACCCTTTCGGGGCTTTGACTTTTCCTTCTAACTCGCTTCTCTTGGACCGCGCCGCTCGTTTCTCGGTGATTGCTACAGAGCAAAACGGTAATTTTTCCGGCGAGACTGCTAACTCTTTACCTTCTAATCCCGGCGCGAATCTGGACAGAGTCAAAGCCGAGCCTGCTGAGACCGATTCAATGGTGGAGAATCAGAACCAGAGCTACTCTTctggaaaaaggaaagaacGCGAGAAGAAG GTCAAAAGCtcgacgaagaagaacaagagctCCGTGGAGTCAGACAAGTTGCCATATGTTCATGTCAGAGCTCGTCGTGGTCAAGCTACTGATAACCATAGCTTAGCAGAGAGA GCAAGAAGGGAGAAGATAAACGCACGAATGAAGCTGCTACAGGAACTGGTCCCAGGCTGTGATAAG ATTCAGGGCACTGCATTGGTTCTGGATGAAATCATTAACCATGTGCAAACTTTACAGCGTCAAGTGGAG aTGCTATCTATGAGACTTGCTGCAGTAAACCCCAGAATCGACTTCAATCTAGACAGCATACTGGCTTCAGAG AACGGCTCTCTTATGGATGGTAGCTTCAATGCAGAGTCTTATCATCAGCTGCAACAATGGCCTTTCGACGGCTACCACCAGCCGGAAtggggaagagaagaagatcatcatcaaGCCAATTTCTCAATGGGTTCAGCTACTTTACACCCAAATCAGGTGAAAATGGAGCTCTAA
- a CDS encoding ESSS subunit of NADH:ubiquinone oxidoreductase (complex I) protein (unknown protein; BEST Arabidopsis thaliana protein match is: unknown protein (TAIR:AT3G57785.1); Has 115 Blast hits to 115 proteins in 48 species: Archae - 0; Bacteria - 0; Metazoa - 4; Fungi - 44; Plants - 67; Viruses - 0; Other Eukaryotes - 0 (source: NCBI BLink).): MPSTQSLTVAAKTLRNRIFSRSGSTSAGPSRWATPGHEERPKGYFMNRTPPAPGQSRKWEDWELPCYITSFLTIVILGVGLNAKPDLSIETWAHQKALERLEMEKLATAGDSSD, from the coding sequence ATGCCGTCGACGCAGTCCTTGACCGTCGCAGCGAAGACGCTACGAAATCGGATCTTCTCTAGGTCTGGATCTACATCCGCCGGTCCGAGTCGGTGGGCGACGCCAGGTCACGAGGAGCGACCTAAGGGTTACTTTATGAACCGTACTCCTCCGGCACCAGGACAGTCGCGAAAATGGGAAGATTGGGAGCTTCCTTGTTACATCACCAGCTTCCTTACAATTGTTATCCTCGGCGTTGGACTCAATGCCAAACCTGATCTTTCAATCGAGACTTGGGCTCATCAGAAAGCTTTAGAGCGTCTTGAGATGGAGAAGCTCGCGACCGCTGGAGATTCATCTGATTAA
- a CDS encoding nucleolar protein gar2-like protein has product MKARTTNNVVQSKRSTKSVRKDQKLQKTNSQKKTEQEKHKDLDTKEESSNISTVASDSTIQSDPSESYETVDVRYLDDDNGVIASADAHQESDSSSVVDKTEKEHNLSGSICDLEKDVDEQECKDANIDKDAREGISADVWEDASNGALSAGSENEAADVTENNGGNFEDGSSEEKIERLETRIEKLEEELREVAALEISLYSVVPDHCSSAHKLHTPARRISRIYIHACKHFTQGKRATIARNSVSGLVLVAKSCGNDVSRLTFWLSNIIALRQIISQAFGRSRITQISEPNESGNSDSGKKTNLRWKNGFQQLLEDWQETETFTTALEKIEFWVFSRIVESVWWQVFTPHMQSPEDDSSASKSNGKLMGPSLGDQNQGTFSISLWKNAFRDALQRICPMRGAGHECGCLPVLARMVMDKCIGRFDVAMFNAILRESEHQIPTDPVSDPILDSKVLPIPAGDLSFGSGAQLKNAFPCRLAIGLDASLKCLA; this is encoded by the exons ATGAAGGCAAGAACAACTAACAATGTTGTTCAGTCGAAGAGATCTACTAAGAGTGtaagaaaagatcaaaagcTGCAGAAGACGAATAGccagaaaaaaacagaacaggaGAAGCACAAGGACTTGGATACTAAGGAAGAGTCTAGTAATATCTCTACAGTAGCAAGTGATTCAACCATACAATCAGATCCCTCTGAGTCTTACGAGACGGTAGATGTTCGTTACTTGGATGATGATAATGGTGTCATTGCCTCTGCAGATGCTCATCAAGAATCAGATTCTAGCAGCGTTGTTGACAAAACGGAGAAGGAGCATAATTTAAGTGGATCCATTTGTGATTTGGAGAAAGATGTTGATGAGCAAGAATGTAAAGATGCTAACATTGATAAAGATGCTCGTGAAGGTATCAGTGCTGATGTTTGGGAAGATGCTTCGAATGGTGCTCTTAGTGCTGGCAGTGAGAATGAAGCAGCTGATGTAACAGAGAATAATGGTGGGAACTTTGAAGATGGATCTTCGGAAGAGAAGATTGAACGTTTAGAGACGAGGATCGAGAAACTTGAAGAGGAGCTTAGAGAAGTTGCTGCACTCGAGATTTCGCTCTATTCTGTTGTGCCGGACCATTGTAGCTCTGCTCACAAGCTTCATACGCCTGCTCGGCGTATTTCTAGAATCTACATCCATGCCTGTAAGCATTTTACTCAGGGAAAGCGTGCTACGATCGCTAGAAACTCTGTATCTGGTCTTGTTTTGGTTGCCAAATCTTGTGGGAATGATGTTTCGAG GTTGACCTTCTGGTTATCAAACATCATAGCTTTGAGGCAGATAATTTCGCAAGCATTTGGTAGGTCTCGCATCACACAAATCTCTGAACCAAATGAGAGTGGTAATAGTGATTCAGGGAAGAAAACGAACCTGAGATGGAAGAATGGTTTCCAACAGCTTTTGGAGGATTGGCAAGAAACTGAAACATTTACTACTGCACTTGAGAAAATCGAGTTTTGGGTATTCTCTAGAATAGTGGAGTCTGTTTGGTGgcag GTCTTTACTCCTCATATGCAATCACCTGAAGACGACTCATCAGCAAGTAAATCAAATGGGAAACTGATGGGACCTTCCTTGGGTGATCAGAACCAAGGAACCTTTTCGATAAGCCTATGGAAAAATGCTTTCCGAGATGCTCTGCAACGGATTTGTCCTATGCGAGGAGCGGGACACGAATGCGGTTGCTTACCTGTATTGGCTAGAATG GTTATGGACAAGTGTATCGGTAGATTCGATGTAGCCATGTTTAATGCTATTCTCCGCGAATCAGAACATCAGATTCCAACTGATCCTGTCTCTGATCCTATTCTTGATTCCAAAGTTCTGCCTATTCCTGCTGGAGACTTAAGCTTTGGATCAGGGGCACAACTTAAAAACGCG TTCCCTTGCAGATTGGCAATTGGTCTAGATGCCTCACTGAAATGTTTGGCATGA